Proteins from a single region of Hypanus sabinus isolate sHypSab1 chromosome 26, sHypSab1.hap1, whole genome shotgun sequence:
- the LOC132381328 gene encoding T cell receptor delta constant isoform X1, with product MIFGGGTQLTVVPKKKPEKTPEISILYPPVNSSVKGDEVPPAVCLASKFYPKEVEVKMSRSSQSTLTDTSVVTEDGYYSSSNFLPPLSNGQKSSITCEVKHNNKLIEPKVEVVNQTAPETVKPCELWTSNQKIQTDLPKENSMSLTVIGLRILFLKSIAFNVMMTARAWII from the exons ATGATATTTGGCGGCGGCACTCAGCTGACAGTTGTGCCAA AGAAAAAGCCagaaaaaacaccagaaatatcaATTCTTTACCCGCCCGTGAACTCCAGTGTGAAAGGCGACGAAGTACCACCAGCAGTGTGCCTGGCCTCCAAATTTTACCCCAAGGAAGTTGAAGTCAAAATGTCTCGTAGTTCACAGTCCACATTGACCGACACAAGTGTGGTGACAGAGGACGGATATTACAGCAGTTCCAATTTCCTTCCGCCTCTTTCAAATGGTCAGAAATCAAGCATCACGTGTGAGGTCAAGCATAATAACAAACTAATCGAGCCGAAAGTCGAAGTGGTCAATCAAACTGCACCAG AGACGGTCAAACCATGTGAATTATGGACAAGCAACCAAAAGATACAAACTG ATTTACCAAAAGAGAATTCTATGTCTTTGACGGTGATTGGTTTGCGAATTCTATTTTTGAAGAGCATTGCATTCAACGTCATGATGACGGCCAGAGCTTGGATCATTTAA
- the LOC132381328 gene encoding T cell receptor delta constant isoform X2, with translation MVFGSGTQLTVLPKKKPEKTPEISILYPPVNSSVKGDEVPPAVCLASKFYPKEVEVKMSRSSQSTLTDTSVVTEDGYYSSSNFLPPLSNGQKSSITCEVKHNNKLIEPKVEVVNQTAPETVKPCELWTSNQKIQTDLPKENSMSLTVIGLRILFLKSIAFNVMMTARAWII, from the exons ATGGTGTTTGGCAGTGGGACACAGTTGACGGTTTTGCCAA AGAAAAAGCCagaaaaaacaccagaaatatcaATTCTTTACCCGCCCGTGAACTCCAGTGTGAAAGGCGACGAAGTACCACCAGCAGTGTGCCTGGCCTCCAAATTTTACCCCAAGGAAGTTGAAGTCAAAATGTCTCGTAGTTCACAGTCCACATTGACCGACACAAGTGTGGTGACAGAGGACGGATATTACAGCAGTTCCAATTTCCTTCCGCCTCTTTCAAATGGTCAGAAATCAAGCATCACGTGTGAGGTCAAGCATAATAACAAACTAATCGAGCCGAAAGTCGAAGTGGTCAATCAAACTGCACCAG AGACGGTCAAACCATGTGAATTATGGACAAGCAACCAAAAGATACAAACTG ATTTACCAAAAGAGAATTCTATGTCTTTGACGGTGATTGGTTTGCGAATTCTATTTTTGAAGAGCATTGCATTCAACGTCATGATGACGGCCAGAGCTTGGATCATTTAA